The following proteins come from a genomic window of Salvia hispanica cultivar TCC Black 2014 chromosome 4, UniMelb_Shisp_WGS_1.0, whole genome shotgun sequence:
- the LOC125220123 gene encoding transcription factor bHLH95-like, giving the protein MADEGKHDNSLLWNDDQSWTFPVLPVVDNGGKVLIDSGRIVTAQEQQRVNDKGKKRVSVSDDHDLHIQIERERRKKMRDMFVILHDLMPHLHPRADKTSIVDEAVEYIKHLRGVVEDLEKHKEKKLKGGNANLSAQSSTSQQRPLVANLNASFTTLSYPNVVVSVCGIDAHINVVCSPTKPRTITYLVFLIDKYNLDLVSAHVSSGIYMLHVRANGVPQQFPEAAPFLVEETYKQVADELMLWINS; this is encoded by the exons ATGGCTGATGAAGGCAAGCATGACAACAGCTTGTTGTGGAACGATGATCAATCGTGGACGTTTCCAGTTCTGCCCGTTGTAGACAACGGCGGGAAGGTACTGATTGACAGCGGCAGGATAGTGACCGCGCAAGAGCAACAGAGGGTGAATGACAAGGGGAAGAAGAGGGTGAGTGTCTCTGATGATCACGACCTGCATATACAGatcgagagagagaggagaaagaagatgagAGATATGTTTGTTATCCTTCATGATTTGATGCCTCACCTCCATCCCAGG GCAGACAAAACGAGCATAGTTGATGAAGCAGTGGAGTACATCAAGCATCTGCGGGGAGTTGTGGAGGATCTGGAAAAGCACAAGGAGAAGAAACTGAAAGGCGGAAATGCTAATCTCAGCGCCCAATCATCGACAAGCCAGCAAAGGCCTCTAGTAGCAAATCTGAATGCTAGTTTCACAACATTGAGTTATCCAAATGTAGTGGTGAGTGTGTGTGGGATTGATGCCCATATCAATGTTGTTTGCAGCCCTACAAAGCCCAGGACAATCACTTATCTTGTCTTTCTCATCGACAAGTACAACCTCGACCTTGTCTCTGCTCACGTCTCCTCCGGCATCTACATGCTTCACGTCCGT GCAAATGGAGTTCCGCAGCAGTTCCCAGAGGCGGCACCATTTCTTGTGGAAGAAACCTACAAGCAAGTTGCAGATGAGCTCATGCTTTGGATTAATTCCTAA
- the LOC125217927 gene encoding protein DJ-1 homolog C isoform X1, whose protein sequence is MALRSLTLPPLSPVAAPKKPVAVYAAVISSTLSVYGSIRNCQTQEKPVVKQRSKKPTGIISPTPETLSPAPLKKVLVPIGFGTEEMEAVIMIDVLRRSGAHVTVASVEEQLEVEAAGGTRLLADAFISACSDQTFDLVALPGGMPGSARLRDCQLLRDITTKQAEAKRLYAAICAAPAVALLPWGLLKRKQTTCHPAFMDKLPTFWSVKSNLQISGELTTSRGPGTCFEFSLSLVEQLFGALVTEEIAATLLLNAADGNSRKEEFNEVSWSSDHPPQVLIPIANGCEEIEVVTVVDILRRAKANVVVASVEKSLQVVASSGTKIMADKAISAAADSVHDLIILPGGTLGVERLQRSRIVKKMLKEQQLSGRILGAICSSPTILQKQGLLMGKKATAHPSVMSMLDDAVSGVRVVIDGKVITGRGLATATDFGLAIVGKLFGSARARSVAEGLVFEYPR, encoded by the exons atggcgCTGAGGTCACTAACACTACCGCCTCTTTCTCCGGTGGCGGCTCCGAAGAAGCCGGTAGCCGTCTATGCCGCAGTAATATCATCAACCTTGTCGGTTTATGGATCAATACGGAACTGTCAAACGCAGGAGAAACCCGTCGTTAAACAACGCTCCAAAAAACCCACCGGAATTATCTCACCAACTCCCGAGACCTTGTCTCCAGCTCCTCTGAAGAAG GTTCTGGTCCCAATTGGGTTCGGAACGGAAGAGATGGAAGCGGTGATAATGATTGATGTTTTGCGGCGGTCAGGAGCCCATGTTACGGTGGCTTCCGTCGAGGAGCAGCTGGAGGTTGAGGCTGCTGGTGGCACCAGACTGCTCGCTGACGCCTTTATCTCTGCTTGCTCTGATCAGACCTTCGATCTTGTTGCCCTGCCG GGAGGAATGCCAGGCTCTGCACGCTTAAGGGACTGCCAACTTCTTCGGGATATAACAACAAAACAGGCGGAGGCAAAGAGGTTATATGCTGCAATTTGTGCTGCTCCAGCGGTTGCACTTTTGCCCTGGGGTCTACTTAAGAGGAAACAG ACAACTTGTCACCCTGCGTTTATGGACAAACTACCCACCTTTTGGTCCgttaaatcaaatttacaaatttcgGGAGAGCTGACAACTAGTCGAGGCCCTGGCACTTGTTTTGAGTTTTCTCTGTCGCTAGTGGAACAGCTATTCGGTGCCTTGGTGACCGAGGAAATTGCTGCCACTTTG CTATTGAATGCTGCTGATGGTAACTCTAGGAAGGAAGAGTTTAACGAAGTTTCGTGGTCTTCTGATCACCCTCCTCAG GTTCTGATTCCGATTGCTAATGGttgtgaagaaattgaagtggTGACCGTTGTAGATATTCTACGACGAGCAAAAGCAAATGTTGTAGTTGCTTCAGTGGAAAAATCGTTGCAGGTTGTAGCATCCAGTGGAACAAAAATAATGGCAGACAAGGCGATTAGCGCTGCTGCAGATTCAGTTCATGATCTGATAATCCTGCCT GGAGGAACTTTGGGGGTTGAGCGGCTACAGAGGTCTAGAATTGTAAAGAAAATGTTGAAAGAACAACAACTATCTGGAAGAATATTAGGAGCTATCTGTTCTTCGCCTACCATTCTTCAGAAACAAGGACTGCTAATG GGTAAGAAAGCAACAGCTCATCCCTCCGTCATGAGCATGCTTGACGATGCTGTGAGTGGTGTCCGAGTAGTTATTGATGGCAAGGTAATCACTGGCAGGGGACTTGCCACTGCAACGGATTTCGGACTCGCTATTGTAGGTAAGCTTTTCGGGTCAGCAAGAGCAAGGAGTGTGGCAGAGGGTCTCGTTTTTGAGTACCCTAGATGA
- the LOC125217927 gene encoding protein DJ-1 homolog C isoform X2 — MALRSLTLPPLSPVAAPKKPVAVYAAVISSTLSVYGSIRNCQTQEKPVVKQRSKKPTGIISPTPETLSPAPLKKVLVPIGFGTEEMEAVIMIDVLRRSGAHVTVASVEEQLEVEAAGGTRLLADAFISACSDQTFDLVALPGGMPGSARLRDCQLLRDITTKQAEAKRLYAAICAAPAVALLPWGLLKRKQLLNAADGNSRKEEFNEVSWSSDHPPQVLIPIANGCEEIEVVTVVDILRRAKANVVVASVEKSLQVVASSGTKIMADKAISAAADSVHDLIILPGGTLGVERLQRSRIVKKMLKEQQLSGRILGAICSSPTILQKQGLLMGKKATAHPSVMSMLDDAVSGVRVVIDGKVITGRGLATATDFGLAIVGKLFGSARARSVAEGLVFEYPR; from the exons atggcgCTGAGGTCACTAACACTACCGCCTCTTTCTCCGGTGGCGGCTCCGAAGAAGCCGGTAGCCGTCTATGCCGCAGTAATATCATCAACCTTGTCGGTTTATGGATCAATACGGAACTGTCAAACGCAGGAGAAACCCGTCGTTAAACAACGCTCCAAAAAACCCACCGGAATTATCTCACCAACTCCCGAGACCTTGTCTCCAGCTCCTCTGAAGAAG GTTCTGGTCCCAATTGGGTTCGGAACGGAAGAGATGGAAGCGGTGATAATGATTGATGTTTTGCGGCGGTCAGGAGCCCATGTTACGGTGGCTTCCGTCGAGGAGCAGCTGGAGGTTGAGGCTGCTGGTGGCACCAGACTGCTCGCTGACGCCTTTATCTCTGCTTGCTCTGATCAGACCTTCGATCTTGTTGCCCTGCCG GGAGGAATGCCAGGCTCTGCACGCTTAAGGGACTGCCAACTTCTTCGGGATATAACAACAAAACAGGCGGAGGCAAAGAGGTTATATGCTGCAATTTGTGCTGCTCCAGCGGTTGCACTTTTGCCCTGGGGTCTACTTAAGAGGAAACAG CTATTGAATGCTGCTGATGGTAACTCTAGGAAGGAAGAGTTTAACGAAGTTTCGTGGTCTTCTGATCACCCTCCTCAG GTTCTGATTCCGATTGCTAATGGttgtgaagaaattgaagtggTGACCGTTGTAGATATTCTACGACGAGCAAAAGCAAATGTTGTAGTTGCTTCAGTGGAAAAATCGTTGCAGGTTGTAGCATCCAGTGGAACAAAAATAATGGCAGACAAGGCGATTAGCGCTGCTGCAGATTCAGTTCATGATCTGATAATCCTGCCT GGAGGAACTTTGGGGGTTGAGCGGCTACAGAGGTCTAGAATTGTAAAGAAAATGTTGAAAGAACAACAACTATCTGGAAGAATATTAGGAGCTATCTGTTCTTCGCCTACCATTCTTCAGAAACAAGGACTGCTAATG GGTAAGAAAGCAACAGCTCATCCCTCCGTCATGAGCATGCTTGACGATGCTGTGAGTGGTGTCCGAGTAGTTATTGATGGCAAGGTAATCACTGGCAGGGGACTTGCCACTGCAACGGATTTCGGACTCGCTATTGTAGGTAAGCTTTTCGGGTCAGCAAGAGCAAGGAGTGTGGCAGAGGGTCTCGTTTTTGAGTACCCTAGATGA